The genomic DNA TACTAAGTGTTTTCTGTGTTATGTTACTTGTATTATATTAAATGCTAGCACCAAATTCATAGAAAGAAGATTACAATTGCATTAAATTCATGACATGTCCCTAGTGAAAGTCCCATAGCTTTGAAGAGTCAATTAATTCTGATTAGCAAAATCAAACTTCCTGCAGCTAATCCTCTTTCAATTTGTTGCTTTCCTTATGTATTTGCTTTTTAATAACTTTCTCGTTTCTGTTTTTCAGAAAGCCATAGATCTGGCCAGCAAGGCAGCCCAGGAGGATAAAGCTCAGAACTACGACGAGGCCCTGCGTCTATACCAACACGCTGTTCAGTACTTCCTACACGTAGTAAAATGTACGCTTCAAGACCATGAGATATTTGCATGCTGCTCTTTCATCTTGTCAGCAGAATGCATTTTTCCATTTCACACAGTCCAGGGGGATTACTGTAATTGTGATTATTTTCTAAATAAAAACAGATACTTTAGACCGAATTTAATACAATCCTTGCATTCCTCTCCTTCCAGATGAAGCCCAGGGTGACAAAGCCAAACAGAGCATCAGGGCCAAGTGTGCTGAGTACCTTGACAGAGCAGAGAAGCTCAAAGATTATCTGAAGAAGAAAGAGAAGGCTCCACCCGCCAAGCCTGTGAAGGAGTCCCAAGCTGACgacaaggggtgtgtgtgtgtgcgcgcagtcTTTGCTCATGCAATGAggcttggctgtgtgtgtgtgtgtggggggagggggggggttgtTATTGGAATGTGATGAGTCAATTAGTTGGATCAAAAACATCTTGTGGTTCTGTGTACACTTGTGCTCTTCAGCATAATTGAGATGGATTATTATTGTGCAGAAATGAGAGCGATGAAGGAGATGACCCAGAGAAAAAGAAGTTCCAAAACCAACTTTCAGGTTAGTTGTATCACTGACATACTGTGTGAAAGTTTTACTTTTGAATTGCATTACAGTGCTCTGTCACAATTTTATAGGAGGTTATTTGGCTCAGTTTCACTTGACTTTTAAATCACCCAGGTTGAGGTGTCTAATAAATCCGTTTATTATTAGGTTTTCACATGAATgtatctgaatattttcctttaCTGTAAAATTATTTGTATGTTCCCTTCATActggaatttttttttttaggcGCCATCGTTATGGAAAAGCCAAACATCAAGTGGAATGATGTTGCCGGTTTAGAGGGAGCCAAAGAGGCACTGAAAGAAGCTGTTATTTTGCCAATTAAATTCCCACATCTTTTCACAGGTAATGCATTCTTACTGCCTCAGATCTCCAGAGAATTAATGATGATGTAATATCAGAATGTATGAGAAACATGCTGAAACTTCCACTATTGGCTAATTTGTTGGGCCTTTGGAACCTACTGAAAATGAGTCTATCCAACAACATTGTATAGAATTAATTGATTATTACCGTTCAGTCGTTTGAAAATGAGAAGCTTCGCCTATTTCTTCCCCACTGTTATTCACGACCACTCCCAAagacatgtgtctgtctgtcaggtaaAAGAACGCCATGGAGGGGGATCCTGCTCTTTGGTCCTCCTGGTACAGGAAAGTCCTACCTGGCTAAAGCTGTGGCCACAGAGGCCAACAACTCCACCTTtttctctatctcctcctctgacctgGTGTCCAAGTGGCTGGGAGAGAGTGAAAAGTGAGATTTTACTCTTAATCCAGGGAAACATTGGTGATTATTTGTAGATGTAAATCCAATTATGCTGTTTTAATGGTTGTAAATTAGGCCTAGATTAAGCCTAGTCCCAGACTAAAAAGCAAACTCCAAAGAGATTATATTCCCCATTCTGGGAAAAAGCATTTTTAGTCCTGGATGTAAATTTAATCTGTGTGTGGGACACCAGCTCCATGTGTCTATTGGGGAAAATAATATGACCAGCTTTATGTTTCTTTGagcctcctttctcctctccaggttaGTAAAGAACTTGTTCACTCTTGCACGGGAGCACAAACCCTCCATCATCTTCATAGATGAGATAGACTCACTGTGCGGCTCCAGGAG from Oncorhynchus keta strain PuntledgeMale-10-30-2019 chromosome 23, Oket_V2, whole genome shotgun sequence includes the following:
- the LOC118402030 gene encoding vacuolar protein sorting-associated protein 4B-like isoform X2, whose translation is MAANNNLQKAIDLASKAAQEDKAQNYDEALRLYQHAVQYFLHVVKYEAQGDKAKQSIRAKCAEYLDRAEKLKDYLKKKEKAPPAKPVKESQADDKGNESDEGDDPEKKKFQNQLSGAIVMEKPNIKWNDVAGLEGAKEALKEAVILPIKFPHLFTGKRTPWRGILLFGPPGTGKSYLAKAVATEANNSTFFSISSSDLVSKWLGESEKLVKNLFTLAREHKPSIIFIDEIDSLCGSRSENESEAARRIKTEFLVQMQGVGNDNDGVLVLGATNIPWTLDSAIRRRFEKRIYIPLPEEHARTFMFKLHLGTTPTSLNDSDFVTLGKKTDGYSGADISVIVRDALMQPVRKVQSATHFKRVRGPLRDNPKILVDDFLTPCSPGDPNGVEMTWMEVPGEKLCEPVVCMSDMLRSLSSTKPTVNDHDLDKLRKFTDDFGQEG